A part of Lacibacter sp. H407 genomic DNA contains:
- a CDS encoding MFS transporter has translation MTSFRIKLSLFLNYFVFAILLNSVGTVILQVQNNFDVSKGSASILEAFKDFSIAITSFLIASYVNKIGYKKTMLISLGLIAVMCLIIPSVSSFFMTKMLFAVAGIGFALIKVSVFATIGLVTKSKNEHLSFMNFLESFFMVGVLAGYFLFASMVDNNDPKSTTWFNTYYILGALAVVAFLLLLTTKLDESSIKEAEQSKSAGDDFVEMWKLVLLPLVLVFIFSAFFYVLIEQSIMSWLPTFNKDVLQLSTSLSIQMASILSASIALGRFLAGLVLRKADWFIVLAVCLLAAGVLVLLAVPLTKNITGITVNSLADVPLVAFIFPLIGLFLAPIYPAINSVILSNLPAYRHGPMSGLIVVFSALGGTTGSIITGNIFEAYGGQTAFYFSLAPICMLIALLYVFKRLQPKAGTVVDLKTAGGH, from the coding sequence ATGACCAGCTTTCGCATTAAACTTTCACTCTTCCTCAACTATTTTGTTTTTGCAATTCTGCTCAACAGTGTGGGCACTGTTATTCTGCAGGTGCAGAATAATTTTGATGTGTCGAAAGGATCAGCCAGTATACTGGAAGCGTTTAAAGATTTCAGTATTGCTATCACTTCTTTTCTCATTGCATCCTACGTCAATAAGATCGGGTATAAAAAAACAATGCTCATTTCACTGGGTTTGATTGCAGTGATGTGCCTCATCATCCCATCCGTCAGTAGTTTTTTTATGACGAAAATGTTATTTGCTGTGGCAGGTATCGGATTTGCATTGATCAAGGTGAGTGTGTTTGCAACAATTGGGCTTGTTACAAAGTCGAAGAACGAACACCTGAGCTTTATGAATTTCCTCGAATCATTTTTTATGGTTGGTGTATTAGCCGGTTATTTCTTGTTTGCATCAATGGTTGACAACAATGATCCAAAATCGACAACATGGTTCAATACGTATTATATTCTGGGCGCACTTGCGGTTGTTGCCTTTCTACTGTTGCTCACTACCAAACTTGATGAGTCAAGTATCAAAGAAGCGGAACAATCCAAATCAGCAGGGGATGATTTTGTAGAAATGTGGAAACTTGTTTTGTTACCACTTGTACTGGTGTTTATTTTCAGTGCATTCTTTTATGTATTGATCGAACAGAGCATTATGAGTTGGTTGCCTACGTTTAATAAAGACGTGTTGCAACTTTCTACAAGTCTTAGTATACAAATGGCCAGTATCCTTTCAGCATCCATTGCATTGGGTCGTTTTTTGGCGGGGTTAGTATTACGAAAAGCTGATTGGTTTATAGTATTAGCTGTTTGTCTGCTTGCGGCCGGCGTATTGGTGTTACTGGCTGTGCCGTTAACAAAGAATATTACGGGGATAACAGTGAACAGTTTAGCCGATGTTCCTCTGGTTGCATTTATTTTTCCGTTGATCGGTTTGTTTCTGGCGCCGATCTATCCGGCGATCAATTCAGTTATACTTAGTAATCTTCCGGCATACAGGCATGGTCCGATGTCGGGGTTAATTGTTGTGTTTTCTGCATTGGGTGGTACAACCGGGTCAATCATCACCGGAAATATTTTTGAAGCATATGGCGGACAAACTGCTTTCTATTTTTCATTGGCACCTATTTGTATGCTGATCGCACTGTTGTATGTATTCAAGCGCCTGCAGCCAAAAGCAGGAACTGTTGTTGACCTTAAAACTGCAGGAGGGCATTGA
- a CDS encoding LacI family DNA-binding transcriptional regulator, with protein MQQSTLKKLSEALGISISTVSRALKDHPDISAATKRKVKELAEAMEYEPNSYAVQLRTRQSNVLGLLVPSIDNFFYDSFIAAVEDEARKVGYSVLIMQSRDNVEIETASLNIFRKNMVMGVFATVSVATEEMAPFKKLEDLNIPVVFFDRVPEEKGFYTVCLPDALAAKIAAEAIIEKKKKNLLALFGHPHLSISKVRCQALVDTFKEQSPDTKITIHYPEQSAPSKEIALNALTSSEPPDVIFCMGDLILIGVMKAIHELNLKVPEDVAVIGISNGFIPTMYNPVITYVETSGYKLGKLSFAQMLGRLKGEDISENVCVESMLVKGGSL; from the coding sequence ATGCAGCAAAGCACACTCAAAAAATTATCCGAAGCCCTTGGTATCAGTATTTCAACCGTTTCCCGTGCCTTGAAAGATCATCCGGATATTTCAGCGGCCACCAAGCGAAAGGTAAAGGAGCTGGCAGAAGCGATGGAATACGAGCCAAACAGCTATGCAGTACAGTTGCGTACACGGCAAAGTAACGTACTAGGGTTGCTGGTACCATCGATCGATAACTTTTTTTACGATTCGTTTATTGCAGCAGTTGAAGACGAAGCACGTAAGGTTGGATACTCTGTGCTCATTATGCAATCGAGAGATAACGTGGAAATTGAAACAGCAAGTTTGAATATTTTCCGGAAAAATATGGTGATGGGTGTGTTTGCAACAGTATCTGTTGCAACGGAGGAAATGGCGCCCTTTAAAAAACTGGAAGACTTAAACATTCCGGTTGTATTCTTTGATCGGGTTCCGGAAGAAAAAGGATTTTATACAGTTTGTCTGCCCGATGCATTGGCCGCAAAAATTGCAGCGGAAGCCATCATCGAAAAGAAAAAGAAAAATCTGTTGGCGTTGTTTGGTCATCCACATTTGAGTATTTCAAAAGTACGTTGCCAGGCATTGGTCGATACATTTAAAGAACAATCACCCGATACAAAAATTACGATCCATTATCCCGAACAATCAGCACCATCCAAAGAAATTGCATTGAATGCACTTACATCCAGCGAACCGCCGGATGTAATTTTTTGCATGGGCGATTTGATTTTAATTGGTGTAATGAAAGCCATTCACGAACTTAATTTGAAAGTACCCGAAGATGTAGCAGTGATTGGCATTAGTAACGGCTTTATTCCAACCATGTATAATCCTGTAATTACCTATGTAGAAACAAGCGGTTATAAGTTAGGAAAGCTTTCATTTGCACAAATGCTGGGTCGTTTAAAAGGAGAAGATATTAGCGAAAACGTTTGCGTTGAATCAATGCTGGTAAAAGGCGGTTCTTTGTAA